In Vagococcus hydrophili, one DNA window encodes the following:
- a CDS encoding cryptochrome/photolyase family protein translates to MSTHVLWFRKDLRLEDNTALQEALNSLSPNDKLLCIFHINEQQLHPKTHSHDYFFSTLDHFISNAKESNLTIHVLTGEITDAFDRLLQLYPDITKVFFNLDNRGFGQKRDLSITSFLESKNIQVNYFEENHLHQAETIKKPDGTPYKMFTPYYKQWRQLPKRSFQKINLKQYSHQLICHEDNFLLGTQALKELLANRNTDFSNIVGEQLANKQLNTFIMAYLDSYDTTRDFPFLDSTSRLSPYLSTGTISIRKIYQACQHLPDSNGKETFIKELAWRDFYHMIYFYHPNQYKEELKEKYRQLPWQQENINFEKWTNGQTGFPIIDAAMRQLNETGWMHNRLRMLVASFLTKDLLIDWRLGERYFSEQLIDYDAASNIGGWQWAASTGTDAVPYFRIFNPTTQGQKFDQQAEFIKKFVPELAQLPSKYCHEPSLLPIELQKELNFEVGINYPLPIVDHKMARNRVLEWFKEY, encoded by the coding sequence ACTTGAAGACAACACTGCTCTTCAAGAAGCTCTAAACTCTTTATCTCCTAACGATAAACTGCTATGTATTTTTCATATCAACGAACAACAGCTACATCCTAAAACGCACAGTCATGATTACTTCTTTTCAACGTTAGATCATTTTATCTCGAACGCTAAAGAAAGTAACTTAACTATTCATGTCTTAACAGGAGAAATCACCGATGCCTTTGATAGACTACTACAACTTTATCCAGACATTACCAAAGTTTTCTTCAATTTAGATAATCGTGGCTTTGGACAAAAACGAGACTTAAGTATCACTTCTTTTCTTGAATCAAAAAATATTCAAGTTAATTATTTCGAGGAAAACCACCTTCATCAAGCCGAAACAATCAAAAAACCTGATGGAACACCATATAAAATGTTTACACCTTATTATAAACAGTGGCGACAATTACCAAAACGTTCTTTTCAGAAAATTAATTTAAAACAGTACTCTCATCAATTAATCTGTCATGAGGATAACTTTTTATTAGGAACTCAAGCTCTAAAAGAGTTATTAGCCAATAGAAACACTGATTTTTCAAATATCGTAGGCGAACAACTTGCTAACAAACAATTAAACACCTTTATCATGGCATATTTAGATAGTTACGACACAACAAGAGATTTTCCCTTTTTAGACAGTACGAGTCGTTTATCTCCTTATCTTTCAACTGGTACTATTTCTATTCGTAAAATCTATCAAGCTTGTCAACATTTACCTGATAGTAATGGGAAAGAAACCTTTATTAAGGAACTTGCTTGGCGAGATTTTTATCATATGATTTATTTTTATCATCCAAATCAATATAAAGAAGAATTGAAAGAAAAGTATCGACAGCTACCTTGGCAACAAGAAAATATCAACTTTGAAAAATGGACAAATGGACAAACAGGATTTCCTATTATTGATGCAGCGATGAGACAATTAAATGAAACCGGTTGGATGCATAACCGTTTAAGAATGCTAGTAGCTTCATTTCTGACAAAAGATTTACTCATCGATTGGCGACTAGGGGAACGCTATTTTTCGGAGCAACTCATTGATTATGATGCCGCGAGTAATATTGGTGGTTGGCAATGGGCCGCCTCCACCGGAACAGATGCCGTTCCATATTTCCGAATTTTTAACCCTACAACACAAGGGCAGAAATTTGATCAACAGGCTGAATTTATTAAAAAATTTGTTCCTGAATTAGCTCAACTCCCTAGTAAATATTGCCACGAGCCTTCACTATTACCTATAGAACTTCAGAAAGAGTTGAATTTTGAGGTTGGTATTAATTACCCTTTGCCTATTGTGGATCATAAGATGGCGAGAAACCGTGTGTTGGAGTGGTTTAAAGAATATTAG
- a CDS encoding ABC transporter ATP-binding protein has protein sequence MLEVNNLSIVSRKPIINEFSYQFDLGYLYGLVAINGAGKTTFFRTITGLLPFKKGEIKIKGKAVSQSKKEMFYFELSEWLDKNLSGKDYLNFVKKAWKSPKELAEVIDYWDMREYIHLPIKKYSLGMKQRLIIAMYVVSDAKYLFMDEITSGLDEVSRRKLFEQLSKMVKEEHKMIIISSHYKEDIISECDYCMSLESTVMEVHSNGIL, from the coding sequence ATGTTAGAAGTAAACAATCTATCCATCGTTTCAAGAAAACCGATTATTAATGAGTTTAGTTACCAATTTGATTTAGGATATTTATACGGACTAGTAGCGATTAACGGGGCAGGAAAAACTACTTTTTTTAGAACAATCACAGGCTTACTTCCTTTTAAAAAGGGTGAAATTAAAATTAAGGGTAAAGCAGTTTCTCAAAGTAAAAAAGAGATGTTTTATTTTGAATTATCTGAGTGGCTAGATAAAAATTTGTCAGGGAAAGATTATTTGAATTTTGTTAAAAAAGCTTGGAAGTCGCCTAAAGAATTAGCAGAGGTGATTGACTACTGGGACATGAGGGAATACATTCATTTACCAATAAAAAAGTATTCACTCGGGATGAAGCAAAGATTGATCATTGCGATGTATGTTGTGAGTGATGCTAAGTATTTGTTTATGGATGAGATTACAAGTGGCTTGGATGAAGTGAGTCGAAGAAAATTGTTTGAGCAACTTTCAAAAATGGTAAAAGAAGAGCATAAAATGATTATCATCTCTTCCCATTATAAAGAAGACATCATAAGTGAGTGTGACTATTGCATGAGCTTAGAATCTACTGTTATGGAGGTGCATTCCAATGGCATACTTTAA
- a CDS encoding helix-turn-helix domain-containing protein, which produces MKFGERLKKLRNESGQTQETVAQSLHVSRQTISNWENERSYPDIESLITLSEVYEISLDELLKEDTFMEKKIIKDAKLKKRYQRIILGASLLVTIFIVLNIIWVSGIMIQQKYFSDNWEEVVIKEDYPDLKDPNAPKETYLYEKNEGKVHLMVAKESLGSKFRNNYMKFNHKTKISGSYEKSGEEILNVVYVDEQAFLVYVPIKNSESLLVRVDEKMNYLDDVPKEPIDERVSYVYDAEIKKEINEYLDVNRAELLEVKKVSEREYQSINS; this is translated from the coding sequence ATGAAATTCGGTGAAAGATTAAAGAAATTGAGAAATGAATCAGGGCAGACGCAGGAAACAGTGGCTCAAAGTTTACATGTTTCAAGACAAACGATTTCAAATTGGGAAAACGAGCGAAGTTATCCAGACATTGAAAGTCTAATCACATTAAGTGAAGTTTACGAGATCAGTTTAGATGAATTATTAAAAGAAGATACCTTTATGGAGAAGAAGATTATAAAAGATGCTAAGTTGAAAAAAAGATATCAACGGATTATTTTAGGAGCTAGTCTGTTAGTTACAATATTTATTGTATTGAATATTATCTGGGTTTCAGGAATAATGATTCAACAAAAATATTTTAGTGACAATTGGGAAGAAGTAGTGATTAAAGAGGATTATCCAGATTTGAAAGACCCGAATGCGCCCAAAGAAACTTATTTGTATGAGAAAAATGAAGGTAAAGTTCATTTGATGGTGGCAAAAGAAAGTTTAGGTTCAAAATTTAGAAATAATTATATGAAATTCAATCATAAAACCAAAATTTCTGGTTCCTATGAAAAAAGTGGCGAAGAAATATTGAACGTGGTTTATGTAGATGAGCAAGCATTTCTTGTGTATGTTCCTATTAAAAATTCTGAAAGCCTGCTTGTTAGGGTGGATGAAAAAATGAACTACTTAGATGATGTGCCTAAGGAGCCAATCGATGAACGTGTTTCTTATGTCTATGATGCTGAAATAAAAAAAGAAATTAATGAGTATTTAGATGTGAATAGAGCAGAGTTGTTGGAAGTTAAAAAAGTCTCAGAGAGGGAGTATCAGTCGATTAATAGTTAG
- a CDS encoding DUF871 domain-containing protein: MFGFSVFLGSDMSQETEDYLIEMSQNGFVGIFTSMHIPEDDQSQYVNRITHLGKLAKEQQLNLMVDISTKGLATLGMDINGDLNKIKKFGITGLRMDYGIPMETIAHVSHQLTVGLNASTLSLEDVAELKKYDAQFSNMEFWHNYYPRVETGLDRDDFIKKNIWLKELGGKIISFTPGDNVLRGPLFCGLPTLEEHRFTHPLAAGIDMLTECLVDEVYIGDGQILPETISQFKHYKEHGVIQLNSQFVAEEYQELLTGVHTNRMDPARDVVRSQEARFKDLPLIKQLNPITRFKGAITLDNQLYERYAGELQIIKNELAADPRVNVMGRVVDKDLDLIKWITAGQKYQFIRKD, translated from the coding sequence ATGTTTGGTTTTTCAGTGTTTCTAGGTTCTGACATGTCTCAAGAAACAGAAGACTACCTTATTGAGATGAGTCAAAACGGCTTCGTTGGTATTTTTACTTCTATGCACATTCCAGAAGATGATCAATCTCAATACGTTAATCGAATCACTCATCTCGGAAAATTAGCTAAAGAGCAACAACTTAATCTAATGGTTGATATTTCAACTAAAGGTTTAGCGACTTTAGGCATGGATATCAACGGTGACCTAAACAAGATCAAAAAATTTGGTATTACTGGTCTTAGAATGGATTACGGCATTCCAATGGAAACGATCGCTCATGTTTCTCACCAATTAACGGTCGGTCTAAACGCTAGCACCCTGTCACTAGAAGATGTGGCTGAGTTGAAAAAATATGATGCTCAGTTTTCTAATATGGAATTTTGGCATAATTATTATCCACGCGTTGAAACTGGTTTAGATCGAGATGACTTTATCAAAAAAAATATCTGGCTAAAAGAATTAGGTGGAAAGATTATTTCATTTACTCCTGGAGATAACGTCTTAAGAGGTCCTCTTTTCTGTGGTTTACCTACATTAGAAGAACATCGTTTCACTCATCCACTTGCTGCAGGAATTGATATGCTAACAGAGTGTTTAGTAGATGAGGTTTACATTGGAGATGGACAAATTCTCCCTGAAACCATCTCTCAATTTAAGCATTATAAAGAGCATGGTGTCATACAACTCAATAGCCAATTTGTTGCTGAGGAATACCAAGAGCTTTTAACAGGTGTTCATACTAACCGAATGGACCCTGCTCGAGATGTTGTTAGAAGTCAAGAAGCAAGATTTAAAGATTTACCACTTATCAAGCAACTTAATCCAATTACACGTTTTAAAGGAGCTATCACTTTAGATAATCAACTTTACGAACGTTACGCTGGAGAACTACAAATCATAAAAAATGAACTTGCTGCTGATCCTCGCGTCAATGTTATGGGAAGAGTCGTTGATAAGGATTTAGATTTGATTAAATGGATAACTGCTGGTCAAAAATACCAGTTTATTAGAAAGGATTAG
- the murQ gene encoding N-acetylmuramic acid 6-phosphate etherase translates to MDLTKLTTERRNDRTMHLDELSSLEILTIMNEEDAKVPLAIKEELPTINVVVEEIIKSFNKGGRLIYIGAGTSGRLGILDAAECVPTFGTDPEMVQGIIAGGNSAMTVAVEGAEDSKELAIEDLKNIKLNENDTVIGIAASGRTPYVIGGLEYAKSVNATTATIACNKNAEISNYASFPIEVDAGAEVLTGSTRLKAGTTQKLILNMLSTVSMIGIGKVYNNLMVDVKATNEKLVERSKRIIMEATGCDYPTAEHTFETSNENVKLAIIMILTDVTKEEASEKLTKGKGFIKNSI, encoded by the coding sequence ATGGATTTAACTAAATTAACAACTGAGAGAAGAAATGATCGTACCATGCATTTAGATGAGTTATCATCTCTTGAAATTTTAACGATCATGAACGAAGAAGATGCTAAAGTACCTTTAGCAATTAAAGAAGAGCTTCCAACAATTAATGTTGTTGTTGAGGAAATTATTAAGTCATTTAATAAAGGAGGTCGCTTAATTTATATTGGTGCTGGAACAAGTGGGCGTTTAGGTATTTTAGATGCCGCTGAATGCGTGCCAACTTTTGGAACTGATCCTGAAATGGTTCAAGGAATTATTGCTGGTGGAAACTCTGCCATGACCGTTGCGGTTGAAGGCGCTGAGGATTCTAAAGAACTGGCTATAGAAGATTTGAAAAATATCAAGTTAAACGAAAATGATACAGTGATTGGAATTGCAGCAAGCGGCCGCACACCTTACGTGATTGGCGGTCTAGAATATGCTAAGAGTGTTAATGCAACAACAGCTACGATAGCTTGTAACAAAAATGCTGAAATTAGTAACTATGCTAGTTTTCCAATCGAAGTAGATGCAGGTGCAGAAGTTTTAACCGGTTCCACAAGATTAAAAGCAGGCACAACGCAAAAATTAATTTTAAACATGTTATCAACTGTTTCAATGATTGGTATTGGAAAAGTTTATAACAATTTAATGGTAGACGTTAAAGCAACCAATGAAAAATTAGTGGAACGCTCAAAACGTATTATTATGGAAGCAACAGGGTGTGATTACCCTACAGCAGAACACACTTTTGAAACATCAAATGAAAATGTCAAACTTGCAATTATTATGATCTTAACTGATGTGACAAAAGAAGAAGCTTCAGAAAAATTAACTAAGGGAAAAGGTTTTATTAAAAATAGTATTTAA
- a CDS encoding PTS transporter subunit EIIC, with protein MTDRIQNIAQGIYDNVGGMKNVNKIVHCMTRVRMEIADYNQVDLDKLKQVEGVMGVVEDDTLQVVIGPGTVNKVAQAMVDMAGVKLGEPITHATSGKDAVEAKAAQVKADVKKKNQKPWSKALKSIANIFVPLIPAFVGAGIIGGIASVLGNLMTAGQISGDNWAHIITVLKIVQSGVFAYLNIYVGINAATEFGASPSLGGVIGGIIMLTGVTPENPLPNIFTGGDLSPNQGGIIGVILAVFLMSMIEKKLHKVVPESIDIIVTPTVTLLTMVMITIFLIMPVAGAISAGLVGFINWILGVGGAFAGFMLGALFLPMVMFGLHQILTPIHLEMITNNGYTLLLPILAMAGAGQVGASIALWVRCRKNKQLTEMIKGALPVGILGIGEPLIYGVTLPLGRPFITACIGGGIGGAVIGLFGNVGATSIGPSGVALIPLINNGHMLQYVIGLLAAYAGGFLATYFFGTNPEMRVEQ; from the coding sequence ATGACAGATCGTATACAAAATATTGCTCAAGGCATTTACGATAATGTTGGTGGCATGAAAAACGTGAATAAGATCGTTCACTGTATGACGCGCGTAAGAATGGAAATCGCTGATTACAATCAAGTCGATTTAGATAAATTAAAACAAGTTGAAGGTGTTATGGGTGTTGTTGAAGATGACACGTTACAAGTTGTCATTGGACCCGGAACAGTTAATAAAGTAGCTCAAGCAATGGTTGATATGGCTGGAGTTAAATTGGGCGAGCCAATTACTCATGCTACTTCTGGAAAAGATGCTGTTGAAGCTAAAGCGGCTCAAGTTAAAGCGGATGTTAAAAAGAAAAACCAAAAACCTTGGTCGAAAGCATTAAAATCAATCGCTAATATTTTTGTTCCTTTAATCCCTGCCTTTGTTGGTGCCGGAATTATCGGCGGGATTGCTTCAGTTTTAGGAAACTTAATGACGGCTGGACAAATTAGTGGCGATAACTGGGCACATATTATTACTGTCCTAAAAATCGTTCAAAGTGGTGTCTTTGCTTATCTTAATATTTATGTTGGTATTAACGCTGCCACAGAATTCGGTGCTTCGCCTAGTTTAGGTGGAGTTATTGGTGGAATTATCATGCTAACAGGTGTGACGCCTGAAAATCCATTACCAAATATCTTTACAGGTGGTGATTTAAGTCCTAACCAAGGTGGAATTATTGGTGTTATTTTAGCCGTCTTCTTAATGTCTATGATTGAGAAAAAATTACATAAAGTAGTTCCCGAATCAATTGATATTATTGTCACTCCGACTGTAACACTCTTAACGATGGTAATGATCACTATTTTCCTAATCATGCCAGTCGCTGGTGCGATTTCAGCTGGTTTAGTTGGTTTCATTAACTGGATTTTAGGTGTTGGTGGTGCTTTTGCTGGATTTATGTTGGGTGCTTTATTCTTACCAATGGTTATGTTTGGTCTTCACCAAATTTTAACGCCAATCCATTTAGAAATGATCACAAACAATGGTTACACATTATTATTACCTATCCTTGCTATGGCTGGTGCTGGTCAAGTTGGGGCTTCAATTGCTCTTTGGGTTCGTTGTCGCAAAAACAAACAATTAACTGAAATGATCAAAGGTGCTTTACCTGTTGGAATTTTAGGAATTGGTGAACCTTTAATTTACGGTGTAACATTACCTCTTGGCCGTCCATTTATTACTGCTTGTATCGGTGGTGGTATTGGTGGTGCGGTGATTGGTTTATTTGGTAACGTTGGTGCAACATCGATTGGACCTAGTGGAGTTGCTTTAATTCCTTTAATTAACAATGGTCACATGTTACAATATGTTATCGGTCTACTAGCTGCTTACGCTGGTGGCTTCTTAGCAACATACTTCTTTGGAACTAATCCAGAAATGCGAGTTGAACAATAA
- a CDS encoding HAD family hydrolase — MKKAVIFDMDGVIIQSEIFYLKRRELFFEEQGIIVSDDFQQNTIGSNPKAMFEALFPNDLVKQQEMLVAFANFRKDFKVNYSEMLTDHIQEVLTWLKSNGYKVGLASAGEYHSLIHVLKDTKLTEFFDVVVSGADMPKSKPAPDVYLAAAKKLGVDPSECVAIEDSTYGIQAATSAGIDCLALKPKDFVINQSQATEIMLSLQEIPNWLTR; from the coding sequence ATGAAAAAAGCCGTTATTTTTGATATGGATGGCGTCATTATTCAATCAGAAATATTCTATCTTAAACGCCGAGAACTATTTTTTGAAGAACAAGGAATCATCGTCTCAGATGACTTCCAACAAAATACCATAGGCTCAAATCCAAAAGCGATGTTTGAAGCCCTTTTTCCTAATGATTTAGTAAAACAACAAGAAATGCTAGTTGCTTTTGCTAACTTTAGAAAAGATTTCAAAGTCAATTACTCCGAGATGTTAACTGATCATATTCAGGAAGTCTTAACTTGGTTAAAATCTAATGGTTATAAAGTAGGTCTAGCTTCTGCTGGTGAGTATCACTCATTAATCCATGTGCTAAAAGATACCAAACTCACCGAATTTTTTGATGTCGTCGTCAGTGGTGCTGATATGCCTAAGTCAAAACCAGCACCTGATGTTTATCTGGCTGCTGCAAAAAAATTAGGTGTAGACCCAAGCGAGTGTGTTGCCATTGAAGATTCTACTTACGGTATTCAAGCAGCCACATCAGCTGGAATAGATTGTTTAGCTTTAAAACCAAAAGACTTTGTCATTAATCAAAGTCAGGCGACAGAGATCATGCTATCTCTTCAAGAAATTCCAAACTGGTTAACGAGATAG
- a CDS encoding MurR/RpiR family transcriptional regulator has product MKYNIIYIMKEKLNSLSKAEKQLALWIMENPQEVINMSVTNLAKQANSSPATIVRLCYSLGLSGFTDLKLQLSKNLPQIEENLHTDIVKNETIDNIKKKLKFNLNNSFEETFNLLNDDVISQAIDYIEENTTIFTFGLGASGIVSEDIYQKFTRIGRNVIFSKDHHLMSTSLVSNSLPGTFIAISNSGEKQEVIHLARIAKNQNIPVIVITSSPDSSLAVIADCLLITSSGSEAPIRSSATNSMMVQLFAADILFSTYASKNYEETMNKLNVSKQIIETLK; this is encoded by the coding sequence ATGAAATATAATATTATCTATATCATGAAAGAAAAATTGAATAGTTTGTCAAAAGCAGAAAAGCAATTGGCTCTCTGGATTATGGAAAATCCTCAAGAAGTTATTAACATGAGTGTAACGAACCTTGCCAAACAAGCTAATTCAAGCCCTGCAACGATTGTCCGCTTGTGCTACTCTCTTGGTCTGAGTGGTTTTACTGACTTAAAACTTCAGTTATCAAAAAATCTACCTCAAATCGAGGAAAACCTGCATACAGACATTGTTAAGAACGAAACCATTGATAACATTAAGAAAAAATTGAAGTTCAATTTAAATAATAGTTTTGAAGAAACCTTTAACTTACTAAATGATGACGTTATTTCTCAAGCAATCGACTACATTGAAGAAAACACAACCATTTTCACTTTTGGATTAGGTGCTTCTGGGATTGTTTCTGAGGACATTTATCAAAAGTTCACGAGAATCGGACGCAATGTGATTTTCAGTAAAGACCATCACTTAATGTCCACCTCTCTTGTAAGTAATTCTTTACCTGGCACATTTATTGCCATCTCTAATTCTGGAGAAAAACAAGAAGTGATTCATTTGGCTCGGATTGCTAAAAATCAAAACATTCCAGTCATTGTCATTACAAGCTCTCCTGACTCTAGCTTGGCAGTGATTGCAGATTGCTTGTTGATTACTTCAAGCGGTAGTGAAGCTCCTATTAGAAGTTCTGCGACGAACTCCATGATGGTCCAACTATTTGCAGCAGACATTTTATTCTCTACCTACGCCTCTAAAAACTATGAGGAAACAATGAATAAATTAAATGTCTCAAAACAGATAATTGAGACTTTGAAATAG
- a CDS encoding siderophore ABC transporter substrate-binding protein: MKKKLIGFMSVLALTTLVLGACGGNDAKKETKETKTSEVAKETTVKVTDGEGKEVEVPKNPKKVVVFDMGSLDTINQLGAGDAVIGAPLKTLPKYLDTFKSVESAGGIKEPDMEKINAMQPELIIISGRQQDAQKDLEKIAPTLYLGVDSTKTWESTKQNIETLGTIFDKEDIAKEKIAKLETDIKELKEKAEASKTKGLVTLVNEGSLSAYGKGSRFGIVHDTFGVAMADDKIEASTHGQEVSYEYVLEKNPDILFVIDRTKAIGGDDSKNNVVENALVKQTNAGKNGKVIMLTPDVWYLSGGGIESTELMIKDVAKGFE; encoded by the coding sequence ATGAAGAAGAAATTAATTGGTTTTATGAGTGTATTAGCCTTAACAACACTTGTTTTAGGAGCATGTGGTGGCAATGATGCTAAGAAAGAGACAAAAGAAACAAAAACAAGCGAAGTTGCGAAAGAGACAACAGTCAAAGTAACAGACGGGGAAGGCAAAGAAGTAGAAGTCCCTAAAAATCCTAAAAAAGTAGTCGTTTTTGATATGGGATCATTAGATACAATTAACCAATTAGGAGCAGGTGATGCTGTGATTGGTGCTCCATTAAAAACATTGCCTAAATACTTAGATACGTTTAAATCAGTTGAATCAGCTGGTGGCATTAAAGAACCTGACATGGAAAAAATCAATGCCATGCAACCTGAGTTGATTATTATTTCAGGTCGTCAACAAGATGCTCAAAAAGACTTAGAAAAAATTGCTCCAACATTATATTTAGGTGTAGATAGTACTAAAACGTGGGAATCAACGAAACAAAACATTGAAACTCTAGGAACAATTTTTGATAAAGAAGACATTGCCAAAGAAAAAATTGCTAAATTAGAAACAGATATCAAAGAATTAAAAGAAAAAGCAGAAGCAAGCAAAACGAAAGGTTTAGTGACGTTAGTTAATGAAGGTTCTTTATCAGCATACGGTAAGGGTTCTCGTTTTGGGATTGTTCATGATACATTTGGTGTTGCTATGGCAGATGACAAAATCGAAGCTTCAACACATGGTCAAGAAGTGTCATACGAGTATGTATTAGAGAAAAATCCAGATATTTTATTTGTTATTGACCGTACCAAAGCAATTGGTGGAGATGACAGTAAAAATAATGTGGTAGAGAACGCATTAGTGAAACAAACCAATGCTGGTAAAAATGGCAAAGTTATTATGCTAACACCAGATGTTTGGTATTTATCAGGTGGCGGGATTGAGTCAACTGAGTTGATGATTAAGGATGTAGCAAAAGGGTTTGAATAG
- a CDS encoding ABC transporter ATP-binding protein, which translates to MMEVSQVTKKYGAKEVVSNIDYEVRTGKLTAFIGPNGAGKSTLLSMMSRLLDKDQGGIYLEKNEIKAWNQQELAKKLAILKQANGVQLTLTVRELVAFGRFPHSKGKLSKVDQEKITESLNYLNLLDLAEENINTLSGGQLQRAYIAMVLAQDTEYVFLDEPLNNLDMNHAVQLMKTIRRLVDEKKKTVIIVLHDINFAASYADDIVAMKYGKIFKTGTTDEVITKEVLDELYDMSIRVCELEGKRFCLYFN; encoded by the coding sequence ATGATGGAAGTCAGTCAAGTGACTAAAAAATATGGCGCAAAAGAAGTGGTTAGTAACATTGATTACGAGGTTAGGACTGGTAAGTTAACAGCATTCATTGGTCCCAACGGTGCGGGAAAAAGTACCCTACTGTCAATGATGAGTCGGCTACTAGATAAAGACCAGGGCGGTATTTATTTAGAAAAGAATGAAATCAAAGCTTGGAATCAACAAGAGTTAGCGAAAAAGTTAGCAATATTAAAACAAGCCAATGGGGTTCAACTTACTTTAACAGTGAGAGAGCTCGTTGCGTTTGGTCGGTTTCCACACAGTAAAGGTAAGCTATCAAAAGTTGATCAAGAAAAAATTACCGAAAGCTTGAATTATTTGAATCTACTTGATTTGGCAGAGGAAAACATCAATACGTTATCAGGGGGACAATTACAACGAGCTTATATTGCGATGGTTCTGGCTCAAGACACGGAGTATGTGTTTTTGGATGAACCACTCAATAATTTAGATATGAATCATGCGGTTCAATTGATGAAAACGATTCGTCGTTTAGTCGATGAAAAGAAAAAGACAGTCATTATTGTGCTGCATGATATTAATTTTGCCGCAAGTTATGCAGATGACATTGTGGCAATGAAATACGGAAAAATTTTTAAAACAGGAACAACAGATGAGGTAATCACTAAAGAAGTCTTGGATGAGCTGTATGATATGAGCATCCGAGTGTGTGAGCTTGAAGGAAAACGTTTCTGTTTATATTTTAATTAG
- a CDS encoding iron chelate uptake ABC transporter family permease subunit yields MNRQATKIACLSLLTLGMIFLFLTYHTYGNWEFALELRGKKILAFVIVGLLTSFSTITFQTISQNHFLTPSILGFDSLYVLIQTILFFFLGSSHQREPRLFILNVLLMVLISVLLFSTLLKKEKQDLFLLLMIGMILGTLFKSMSTFLQVMMDPNEYDKLQGKLFASFSNIEVYLLILVIPVVIILVVLFMLAAKKLDVLHLGMEQATNLGINVNRFRKYLLFLISLSVALATALIGPITFLGFIVANVTYQWIGTYKHTYLFISGAILSILFLVSGQFLVEQVFQMNTTLSVVIEFSGGLYFIWKLLKMRGGNV; encoded by the coding sequence ATGAATCGTCAAGCAACTAAAATCGCCTGTCTAAGTCTTCTAACTTTAGGAATGATTTTTTTATTTTTAACCTATCATACGTATGGTAACTGGGAATTTGCTTTAGAACTTCGAGGGAAAAAGATACTCGCGTTTGTCATTGTCGGCTTATTAACGAGTTTTTCAACGATTACTTTTCAAACAATCTCTCAGAATCATTTCTTAACACCAAGTATTTTAGGCTTTGATTCACTCTATGTCTTAATCCAAACAATTTTATTTTTCTTTTTAGGAAGTTCTCATCAACGAGAACCTAGATTGTTTATTTTAAATGTTTTACTCATGGTACTAATCAGCGTTCTCTTATTTTCAACATTATTAAAAAAAGAGAAACAAGATTTATTTCTACTATTAATGATTGGAATGATCTTAGGAACACTTTTTAAAAGTATGAGTACCTTCTTACAAGTGATGATGGATCCTAACGAATACGACAAACTACAAGGAAAATTGTTTGCCAGTTTCAGTAATATAGAAGTTTACTTACTTATTTTGGTGATCCCGGTTGTAATTATCTTAGTTGTGTTATTTATGTTAGCCGCTAAAAAACTAGATGTCCTTCATTTAGGAATGGAGCAAGCGACAAATTTAGGAATTAATGTGAACCGTTTTAGAAAATATTTATTGTTTTTAATTAGCTTATCAGTAGCACTAGCAACAGCTTTAATCGGGCCGATTACCTTTTTAGGGTTTATTGTAGCCAACGTCACGTATCAGTGGATAGGAACTTACAAACATACCTATCTGTTTATCTCTGGTGCGATTCTCAGTATTTTATTTCTTGTTTCGGGACAATTTTTAGTGGAACAAGTGTTTCAAATGAACACAACGTTAAGTGTGGTCATTGAATTTAGCGGCGGTCTTTACTTTATTTGGAAACTACTAAAAATGAGAGGAGGAAACGTATGA